The sequence GCAGGTACGATGTGGCCAGGGAGTCCAACATCTTGGACGCCGCGCCGGCTATCTCCGACGAGTGCCGCGTGATCCACCTCAATCTCGTCGTGAGTTTCATTTCCCCTGCATTCCACACATTTCCGTGCCAACATTTCGCCACCCAGTTCCAGTGTAAACTGAAACTAGGTAGTACTTGCAGTCGTGTTGGTGATATGGCTTATAGTGGTAGTCTGTTCTCCTGAGTTATTTAAGCATCGCCATAGTTCAGCAATTAATAATATGTTGATGACTGACCTGAAATGGAACAATATTCTCCGGAGTCTGCTTGTTATTTCCCCACTGTGTAAAtgtgtaggataaaattggctGAGTTCATTTGATAATTTTGTTCGCCAGGCAAGACATGGGACTCGTGCTCCTACCAAAAAGAGAATCAAGGAGTTGGATAGGCTGTCGGTTCGGTTGGGGACTTTAGTAGATGAGGCAAAACAAGGACCTGACACTGCTTCTCTGAAGAAAATTCCGTCATGGATGAAGGGGTGGGAGTCACGTTGGAAGGGTAGGGTCAAAGGGGGTGAACTGGTTAGCGAAGGTGAGGAAGAGCTGTTCAATTTTGCTAACCGAGTGAAGGAGAGGTTTCAGGACCTGTTTGATGAGGAATATCATCCAGACGTCTACTCAATAAGAGCAACCCAGGTAAGCTCAACAGGTACTCGCCATACTTAACACGTTCATATCAACAGATTTTAGGATTCTTGGTTGTGCTCTGTTCATTATCAGATGAAACAGGAATAAATATATAGCATTTGGGAGAAACTCAGTTTACCGAGTCTCATGTGTTGCAAACCAAGTACTACCTCTgtaaactaatactccctccgttcctaaatatttgtctttctagagatttcaacaagtgactacatacgaagcaaaatgagtgaatctacactctaaaatatgtctatatacatccgtatgtggtagttctttgaaatctctaaaaagacaagtatttaggaacggagggagtataagacatTTTaggtcactaaagtagtgatctaaaacgtcttatattagtggcctaaaacgtcttatattaatacagagggagtagtttagaATTGAAcattgttgctgttgctgttgatgaTTTCCAGTTCAGTTACAATGTTATTGAGTTTGACTGTCGCTCAGCATGGCTAACTATTGCTGTATGTTTGAGATGCAGGTTCCTCGAGCATCAGCTAGTGCAGTGGCATTTGGTTTGGGGCTACTTTCTGGGAAAGGAAAACTTGGAGCAGGAAATAATCGTGCCTTCTCTGTTCTGAGCGAGAGTCGTGCAAGTGATATTTGTCTGCGATTCTTTGATAGCTGTAAAACATACAAGGTATTATTCGTGGTAGCAATAACATCGTTGAGAAATGAAGAACACACTTTAAGAATATAAAATGCTTATGCGACTTGGCATTGTTATTCCTTTTGGTTTGGTTGCTCACGTTTTGTAGCTGAAAGAGAAAGACTAAAACTGTCAGTTGTGATGCAAATGGTACTTTTGTGTTTGGCATGTTGCTTTAactgagtactccctccgtccgcgaacaagtgtacatctagcttttgttctaactcaaagttttaaaattttgaccaactttatagaaaatagtagtaacatatatgacatcaaattggtatATTATCGAAGTACATTTCAAAATgtatctagtgatactaatttagtgccaTAATGCTGCTACTTTTCCCTAgaaagttggtcaaaattttaaaacttgacttaagacaaaagctagatgtacaatTATTcgcggacagagggagtactcaaCATCACATAGTATAGCACATAGATGTATGATCAATCTGCACATGTACTTATACGAGTGTGCGCTTAGTCTCTCATGCTTTGCTGTATTCCTTGTTCTTCCACCTGTTGGTTAGGTAGTTTTATGTTGGATAGCAGTTTTTGTTCCTTCATTCTTCATTAAATAAATGTTGTGTTCTAGCATTCACTCCTGCAAATAATTTCCTAGGCACACCTAGTTTTTATATGTAATCTTGTTCTTATTTCTATTAAACTATCAGTGGTAGCTTGCAGTTCGGCATGCTATGCGCTGTATCTTTTCTTCCTCTGTACAACTGTGGCCTTGCTATGGCGCTATTGATGTGTTATTTTTGCTAAAAATGTATAACCACAATAATATGTTCAGGACTACAGGAAAAGAAAGGAGCCTGATGTTGACAAGCAAAAGGAACCAATTCTAGAACATGTCACATCTGCTTTAGTCAACCGTTATCACCTCAAGTTTACAACACAGGATGTTTCTTCCCTCTGGTTCCTCTGCAAACAGGTATTTACTTGCCTTTGGGAGCTAGAGTTCGGTGTGGCACACTTTGGACATTTTGTCAGTTGTCTGTTCTTTTTGCAGGAAGCATCTTTACTGAATATTACCAATCAAGCCTGTCAACTTTTCAATGAAGATGAGGTAGGTTGCTTTCACATTTCAGCTTTTCTTAAGCAATTTCACCTCTAAAACTCTACGCCATACTAGTGTACGCCCTGCCTGTATTCAGTCAGACGGCACACATCCTATTACTCTTCTGTAGGAAGTATATGATCTGTATACAATTTGATTCCATGGACATGGTTCCTTTTTAGTTATTTCATGAGAACCATAACCTCAGTCACCTTGATCTGGTAAGAAAATGATACATCCCAGTTAATGAAGTTGGTTAAGTTTGTCATAGTTCGACAATCAAACTATTAAGGCAGGTACACTATCAGTTCAGTTATGTACTTGTGGTTGCCTCTCACTGGTCACATCCTGTTGGGAATCTACATCAACCATAAAGAAGTATTTTCACAGCTAGGATTGCAAGCTTCTGACATGCAACTCTAGTTTAATTGTTCTTAGTTTGAATTCAGTTAgctactacttcctccgttccaaaatagatgacccaactttgtactaaagttagtataaagttgagtcatctattttggaacggagggagtagcttcatGCTAGCTGCCTTTTTTGTCAAATAGTTACTGCCTTTTAAATTTGAAGGAAAGTATTATCATTGCCATACTTCATGCAAAGACTcttacctactccctccgtcccagaatataagagcgtttttgacactcaaaaacgctcttatattctgggacggagggagtagctctttagGCAGCTGTAATTCTCAGAATTAACAATGGGCCCTAATTTGTCCTATTAATGCCCAACTTATTTGTTTAGGTTCATTTGCTAGAGTGGACAGATGATTTGGAGGGTTTTGTGCTTAAAGGTTATGGTGAGTCAATAAACTACAAAATGGGACTGCCATTGCTCAAGGATGTTGTCCAGTCAATGGAAGAAGCAATCATAGCTAAAGAAGGTAACACTATCTCCCATGTTCTTAGAAAAAAACATGCTTCTTGCTGGAAAAATATCTGCTTCCTACCTTCTTACATCTGCCCCTTTGTGACGCCACTATGATCTAGAATTCTTTCTTAGCACCAGATACACATCATTTGATAAGTCTCTTGTGGTAGCTTACTAGTGTGTATTAGCTAGAACATTCAATACTCGCACAGTAAACAGAGAAAAGAACAGTAAACAGAAAAGAACATGCACACACTCTAAATCAGTGAATAATGTAGTAACCAACAGTTCAATACTGAAGATAAGATTATGAATAACGATGATGATCAGAACTCTAGATTGAAATCTAATTCTTGGAATTGTAGAGAACTTCCCTGATGGTACGTATGAGAAGGCAAGGCTCCGATTTGCACACGCAGAAACTCTTGTTCCTTTCACATGTCTACTCGGCCTTTTTCTTGAAGGATCAGGTATGGTTCCTGTTTTGCACCCTTTCCATGCATGATCTTTTTCCATGAACAATATACAAAGAACCAATTGCCCATGTGACATAGCTCAACTTTTTTTGTTTGCACCAAGATTTTGAGAAGATACAGCGGGAGGAACCACTGGATCTACCTCCAATGCCACCACAGAGAAGAAATTGGAAGGGCGCTCTTGTAGCACCTTTTGCTAGCAACAATATGTTGGCTTTATACCAATGCCCTAGCAAAACTGATGGCAAAAAAGTATCTCAGGACCAGAAAAGCTCATATTTTGTGCAAGTTCTACACAATGAAGCCCCAGTTTCGATGCCGGTAAGACTACTTCTGCAATTTCTGTGCTCTATCCTGTAACCTGATTGTTTAAGTTGCCTTGCTCAATGGTGTTACAAGCTATGCTGTGTTGTAATGTCCTGTGGGCCCTCTAGGGCCTCTCAAGTTTCAAACCTACCAACCACAGCATTGAATTGCTTTAGTAAACTTAATGGATTGATCCAACAAATGCAGTTGGCCATTTTTATCTAGCCATATTATGAAATCACAGAATACACACCAATGAGGCATGAACTAACTATTTGAAGAACTAATAAAATGGCTTATTATGTTAAACAATATTTATGGCTGCCGTTGCCTAGAAGCATCTGGCTGATTAGTGCTCTGTTTTCTTCTCTATAATACGCTTGATACCGGGAAGTACCCCAATCGACTATATGTTCTTACCCTTGGTGGGCTACTAACTAATGCAGGGCTGCGGCAACAAGGATTTATGCCCATTCGAGGAGTTCAAGGTAAATATAACGCTGACCTATGTTCTTCCGAATACCACGTTGAAGATGCATTCTGCATCTCCCCTGTCAGCGATCTGATGAACGTCCCCGGTTATGTGCCCGCAGGAAAAGATAGTGAAGCCGCATCTGAAGCACGACTACGATATGCTATGCAAGAAGCCGGcggcggcagcagaggaggagccaTCCTCTTTCAGCTCCAAGCTCAACTTCTTCCTGGATCTGCTCTCGCGGAAAGGTTACCGTATCAAGGGGCAAGACGTTAAGACGGAGCTGTAGAGTACAGGCGCCTTGTGCCGCGACGACCTTGGATCAGGACTGACATGTGGACACTAACCTTGGGTGTTTTTGTACCTAGGCTTGGTGACTTGTGAGCGAGGTTTGCTGATGTTCTTGGTTTTTACGAGAGACTTTCTTGAGTGAAACTCCTGTGTTCCCGTGTATCTTCTTTGAGCTGTTAGTTAAactagatgactcgttgcgccaatggcgcgAAGGCCGAGAGGGAGCCAAGTATTATGAGAATATTTAGACACCCAAATCGAAAACCAAATGTGCCCAACACTCCTGCATCCTCTGCTTGGAAGCCGCCTTTTCTCACCGGTAACATAGATACATGATTTTTCAAGAGCAAATCTCAAAGAAAATTTAAAGCATGGAAGGCTTTAAGTTGTACTATCGAGATCATACCACCATATCTTCATTTAGTTTCTTTGGAAATCTAAAGGTCTAAGAGGACGGTACATGTGAGAAGCTATGAATCCACAACAAAAAACTAAACTAACTTTCAAACAAACATTTCAAGTTTGGAAGCCACAAAGAAGCAGCCCAGGTCTCTCGTTGTAGAGCAGGTACATGTCCTTAATGCTGCATCCACAGCCCATAATTTTTCAACATTTAAATTCACGAAATCCAACCGAAGGAAATCATGCCAAAAAATGTGTCGTGGCTTACGTCTCCGAGAAGGACTTCTTGGCATTCTTGTGCAGGTTGGACACGGCAATCCTCGCTGCGAGCTGCAGAAGGACCACACAGGCACCTTCCTTCACCTTGCCCTtagggaggaggggggcaacactTGTAGCGCCGCGACAAGGCCTCATTAGATAAACCTTTACTCTTGTAATCTACATTGGTGAATCCATTGATACCTTTCTTTACCATATGCTCATTGAACCTTCAAAACAATATAAGTGGTCGACCTATCAAGAATAACCGCTTCAACTGACCAGAAAGAGAAATTGAAGCTAGCAGAAAAACAGATGATAGACATCCAAGAAAGAAACTTATATGTACAGCCATGTCAATTGTTGCTTCAGAAGGCCAGTATTTTTCTGGAACTTCTTTCACCGCAACCCCAATGCTTTTTCACACAACTGCACGGCAATGTACTTGGGTCAAAAGCAAGCCCAATAGAGTGCAATGAACATGATCTTGGATTAAATTTCATCCTAAAACCTGAACACGCATGTTGAATGTACCAAGTTGACAGTACGTCGCCAACTGGCCATTTAATAGGTAAAAAACAAATTAGGTGAACACTCACACTTATCTTACTACTTTATATTTCATCCCGACAATTAATAAAATCAAGCATCGTCACTTTTATTGCCTCTTGCAGCAGGTTCATTCATCAGAATGTTACACACTGTATTTGAGTCTTATTTACTTATTAAGAAACTGTTCTCTTATCAAATTCTACAATTCTTTTGGTGATGTGAATTTCCAGGCCCCCACTGACTGTAACTACAACAGAACACAATTTTCTCTTAGAGAAGAAGCATAAAGAAACAATCATAGTTCAACAAAAATCTGCGAAGCTACTAAAGATCTGCATACTCTGCTTCGGCCATTTTAATAGCAGGTAAAACTTTAGTTGTCAGGAGACCTTCATAGTGAGTCTTCTCCAGGTTCACATATTCATTGGAAGAAACTACCATCAGTATATACATGCTACAGAAGATTGAGAGATCACTATTTGGAAGTACTTATAACTAACTGGTGGCCTTGGATGGAACGAAGAAAATCTGGATTTGATTTAGCTTATGCTACATTATGACCAGGTTTGTAATCACCTGGGAGGATTGATCTTAGAAAAATCTCACACCATATATGTTGCTATAGAGGCTAGTGTTGTCCAGTAGAACTGTAGTTATCAGAATGTACCTCAATAGCACATCAGTGACATCTTAGGCATCTACTATGTGCTAGAATTCGTTGTTTCCCATTTCTCTCAGCCTCCTACTTCAGCCCATCTACTGCGATGTCCCCCTCCTGCGGGCATCAACAATCCTGTTGGTGGACTGTAAGCAGAAGAAAAAGATTGAAACAGCTGATCATATGCAAACCAAGAAGAAACAGAATCGAAAGAAAATTCGGGACAACGTTGTACTGATCAGCGCAACCATCACCTCATAATTGAATTTTTGCTTGTTGTCTTCCATATCTATCATACTGTATATGATATCCCACTCCTACAAAGCTCACACCACTATGAACTGAGATAGTCGTACACCCATAAGATTTTTGCACACTATCTTTCAAGAAACAGCAAGGCCACAATAATTGATCATGCTCATGTCCAAACCCAGCAACTCTTCTATTATGCATCAAGATGATTTATATCAACTACAAATATTCGCTTGTCCATTTCATCAGAGAGGTTATAAGCATAATGCCATTGGAAAAAAAAGATAAGAATGGACAGCATACCTTTGTTATGGTGATGAGAGCTAATTTTATAGGAAATGCACCCAGGAGACACAAGCCTCAGTCTATATATGTACCTGTCATGGCAATAATGTGAAGAGAAATGAAGTTGAATATAACAGACCAAATACCCAATTGAGTATCAAAATAACATAAATTGTAAAGTAGTGGGATGAAAATACCAACCTGTATTTCTTCAGTATAGGCAACCAGTTCTAGAGCTAATGGTACATTTTAAGCTCGAACGTACATACACAGCACACCTAATTTGACTAAGTTCAACTGATGCCGCAAAACCAGCTCCTTCACTGAAAAGGGAAAACAACTTCAGAACCAAAATGAGAAGTTTGCTAAAATAGATCTCCACCACCATTGTTGTGGATTTGTTCCTTTATCTTAACAAAATAAATACTAAAGACTTTATCTTAACAAAATAAATACTAAAGAGCACACTTTTGCCAAATATTTCTTAATTGATATGTATAGCAAGAAACATGCGAGAAATTTTCCTACCTCAACATGGACTAAGTACTGACCATCAAAACTGCAGCTGAAGAAAACAAATAATCCACCcatagaaaaggaaaaaggaaagaaggTGGTAAACTTCATGACACTGGTTATCATGGAACCAAAACAGAGCTAGCGAGCAATCACGGAGCCAACGGAGCCAGCAAGCCAAGTAGTGAATTGAGCCTCCCATCTTGACTCAGTAGGTTGCTGAGGATTGGTGATACTTGCCAGAACTATCCCAGATTCTGGTGCTCCTGCAACAACCCTGACAAGTCACCGAG comes from Triticum aestivum cultivar Chinese Spring chromosome 5B, IWGSC CS RefSeq v2.1, whole genome shotgun sequence and encodes:
- the LOC123113959 gene encoding multiple inositol polyphosphate phosphatase 1; translated protein: MAPPAAPLPFLLLATLLAAAPLLPPAAAEPKAFDVRRHLSTVTRYDVARESNILDAAPAISDECRVIHLNLVARHGTRAPTKKRIKELDRLSVRLGTLVDEAKQGPDTASLKKIPSWMKGWESRWKGRVKGGELVSEGEEELFNFANRVKERFQDLFDEEYHPDVYSIRATQVPRASASAVAFGLGLLSGKGKLGAGNNRAFSVLSESRASDICLRFFDSCKTYKDYRKRKEPDVDKQKEPILEHVTSALVNRYHLKFTTQDVSSLWFLCKQEASLLNITNQACQLFNEDEVHLLEWTDDLEGFVLKGYGESINYKMGLPLLKDVVQSMEEAIIAKEENFPDGTYEKARLRFAHAETLVPFTCLLGLFLEGSDFEKIQREEPLDLPPMPPQRRNWKGALVAPFASNNMLALYQCPSKTDGKKVSQDQKSSYFVQVLHNEAPVSMPGCGNKDLCPFEEFKEKIVKPHLKHDYDMLCKKPAAAAEEEPSSFSSKLNFFLDLLSRKGYRIKGQDVKTEL